A window of Chlorobium phaeobacteroides DSM 266 genomic DNA:
CGCTGCCGTAATATTTCGAGACATTTATCAGTTGTGCAATAATCCTGTCATTCATGATTCAAACGGTTCTTTTCATGCATTTCCACATGTTCATTGAGTAATGATAACCGGAACAGGAGCTTGATATGCACGCCGTCGGACGTAACGGATCAAAGTCAGCTTAGGCCAATAATCCTTTTCCGCCATCAATTGTGATGGTTTGTCCGACGATCTGGGCTCCTGCATCCGTTGTAAGAAAGTTTACCACTTCAGCAACATCTTGAGGCGTTGTCATTCTGCCGGAAGGCGTATACTCGAGGGTGATGTTTAAAAGACGTTCAAGTTCCGGTAAAGCCTTTGCTGCATCGGTCATGACCAGGCCGGGGCAGACAAGATTAACCGCGATCCCTTCAGGAGCGAACTCACGGCTGTAGTGACGGAATAAAGCCTCCATGGCGCCTTTTGTAGAACCTACTGCGGCGTAATCGGGAATAACCCGGGTTCCTCCAGGCGAGGTGATTCCGATTATACGGCCTCCTCTTCCCATTTTTCCTATAAGCTCTCTTGTCAACCGGTGTACAGCAAAGAAGTTGATTTCAAAAGTCCATTTCAGTTGTTTATCGGAAAGCTCCATGGCTTTCCGGTGTACTCCGCTGGCAGCAGAGTGTACAAGAATATCCACATGTTCGCAGGAATCATGAAGTTGCTGCACAACCTGGATGAAGCTCTCTTCATGAGAAAGATCGCCTCTGAAGGTTGTGATATCGAGGCCCCGGACAGCAGCCTCATGTTCAAGGGATTCGGCACTTTTACGGCTTCTTGCATAAAGCGCGAGCACTCTGGCTCCGCTTTCGGCAAGATGCAGCGATATGGCTCTCCCTATTCCTCTTGTTCCCCCTGTAACGACAGCGATTTTATTTGTCAGATGTTTCATATTCCGGTGTCTCCCAATGATCTTCCGCCATCAACAGGAATGACGGATCCGGTTATGTAGCGAGCCTCATCAGAACACAAAAAAGCAATGAGAGAACCTACATCTTCCGGTTCTCCGATGAATCCCGCCGGGATGTGTCTGTTGATTTCCCGCCCCGATGCTTTTTCGAGATAGTTCACAACTCCGGCAGTCATGGGTGTTCTGATCAGGCCGGGAGCAATGGCGTTAACGGTAATGCCGCGGTGGGCAACTTCGAGCGCAAGTGTTTTGGTAAATCCTATTATTCCTGCCTTGGCGGCGGCATAGTTCGCCTGTCCCCGTTTGGCATAGATTCCGCTTATCGAGCTGAGATTGATAATTCTGCCAAACCGTTTTCCATACATTGATTTCAATGCAAGCTGGCACATGGCCATGGTTACGATAAGGTGTTCATGGATAAGCTTGTCATGAAAGGAAAAGTCGGTCTGTAAAAAGAACCCATCCTTAATTCGTCCGGCTGAATTAACCAGAATTTCAGGTTGTTTTTCGAAATCCGATACAACCTCATCATACAGTTCTTTTGCATCACGATATTCTGCAAGTGGGCGGCAATACAATCTGACTTCATGACCCATAACGCGCAATTCAGCTGCCGATTCCTGAGCTTTTTCGTGATTTGATGCATATGCAAGAGCAAGGTCGTACTTTTCGGCAAGCGCTTTGGCTGCACCGAAGCCTATACCTGAAGTTCCGCCTGTTATAAGTGCAAGACGTTTTTCCATCAGTTCCGCTCCTTTTTTAGTACAAGGCATGCGTTCTGACCGCCAAATCCAAAACTGTTGCTGAGAATGTAATCAATCGCAACATCACGACTTCCTTCGGGAACATAATCGAGATCACAGTCAGGATCAGGATCGTGCAGATTGATCGTGGGCGTTATTTTCTGGCGAAGCAGCATCAGAATACAGGCAATAGCCTCCACAGCTCCGGCAGCGACAGTCGAGTGCCCGATTTGCGATTTGAGCGAGCTGACGGGAATTTGATAGGCATTCTCACCGAATACCTTTTTTATAGCCTGGGTTTCAAGGCGGTCATTCAGCACTGTTGAGGTGCCGTGCGCATTGATATAACCGATCTCTGTTTTTTCAATGCCTGCATCGGCTATGGCATCTTCCATAGCCCTGACAACACATTGATTATCATCTCTGCCATCCGTCAATCGGTAGGCGTCCGAATTAAAAGCGTAGCCACATACCTGAGCAAGTATTTCAGCTTTTCGTTCTTCAGCGGCAGCTCTTGTTTCAAGAAGAAGGACAGCCGCGGCCTCACTTTTGACAAAACCGGAACGGCTTTTCGAAAACGGTCTGCTGGCAGTATGAGCCGGAACGTCATCGGTTGTGAGTGTATGCAGCAGATGAAAATTCATGAGCTGGCTTTCCCATGCTCCGGCATCTACAGCACAAACAAGGCATCTTTTTATACGCCCCGATTTCAGCAGGTGGTATGCAACCCCAATTGCCTGACTTCCTGCGGCACATGCGGAATTGACACTGATTATGTTCTCGGGATCAATTGAGCCGTGTCCCCGTTGTTTGAGTTTTTCGGCAATAATTTCAACAACCCATTCGGCACGAAGTTCATCCCAGATAAATGAATCGGGATCGTAATGCATCAACGAATCCCTTACAATATCAAAATATATACCTGCCGGAGATGCCTGAACAAGAGCGTCAATCGGAACTGACTCAGGCAGTCGCTGAAGAATCTGCTGAAGGGCATGGATAAGATACCGGCCTCCATTTGTATGCAGGCCGAGAGGCAGGCCCAGTTCCGTTGCCGGCGGGATGTTCGTGTCATCAACAACCCCTCCGAATGCAACAGGAAAGTTATTTCCAACAAGTGATCCTCGCAGGTCGATAATGCCCGAATCACCTGCAAACATCCGCTTTTCAAACTCAGGTACCGATATCCCGATCGGAGAGGTAATACCAAAGTCGGTTACAACGATATCAAGCATGAGCGTACTATTGTTTTTCTTCTTCTTCTTTCTTGCGAAGAACCAGCATCATATAATCGATAATATCCTGAACGGAAATATCAGTGATGTCGTCACCCTTTTTTTCGGTGATGTATTGCAGGGCTTCGGTAAAATCAAGTTCAACTCCCGTACGCTGCTCTATTTCATAACTGATATCAAGATAATCGATGCTTTCAGCATCAAGGTCAGCCTTGAACATGCTCTCTTTCGTGATATCGCCCTCTTCGGTATTTAAAACAGCCCGGATTGCATCCTCAAGCTTTTCGAACAGCTCTTTTTCCGATAACATTTAACCCCCTTTTTTTTATAGTTGTGTTATGATCTGATGACTTATGCCATAATAAGACTCCGTTTCATCGAAGTTTATATCCTGCCATTCAGAGTGTTTTTCATCAGCCGTCAAGAGCAGTGCTGCTGCACCCTCGCATAAAATCCGTTCGTGCAGATTCTGCCTTCGTATGCGTTCAAGCACCAGAGGATTTTCAAAACTGAAGGCACTGCATACCAATGCCGCCGTAACGCGTCCGGCATTAAGATCAGCCTCTGCCTGCCGAAGTGCGTGAATGCTGCCATAAGTTGAACTGTTGTATACATTTAAAGGTCCCATAATGCCAAGAAATATCCCCATCTGGGCAGGTGCCAGATTGGTGACTTGCATGAGAAACATTTTAGGGTTCCTGACTTTTCTGTACTGCTCGGCAAAATCTTCCCGTGAGACATCAAGCATTTTCCGGGTTGATTCCAAATCGACAGGTCCATTTTCGATTGCGCAGTATATGCCGACACTGAATGGAGAAATATCAAGAAATGGCTGTATTGCCGCCGTTCCTTCAAGACATGCAAGCGAGAGCAGAACGCCGGATCTGCTCATGGATCGGTAAACTTTTCGGTCGGGGAGCGGGGCCTTGCGTTCTTCTATCGGAAGCGCTTTTGAACGGGGAATATGGATTTGCTCTCCGTAATATTCGCAAGTATATGGCTGTTCATTGATTTCAGGGCCGGGAACAAGGGCTTTGCTCCAGAGAATGTTGCTCATATTCCTCCCGTTATTGTTCTGCCGGAAGCAGAATCGCCGCTTGGGGCATCAGGCATTTTTTCTGCAGGAATTGCAATATGACCATACATCACCTCGGCATAAGCAACATCTTTTCCATCAACCTCGATTCTTCCTTTGGCAATTGAATAGGATTGACGAATGGTAACTTCGGTATGAATAAGCGCCTTGTCACCAGGTTCGATGGCTTTCCTGAATTTTGCGCTTTTTACAGAGGTTAGTACCGGAAGAAAACCAGGCTTGGCTGCCATAATGCATTTACCGCCTGTTTGAGCAATCATTTCAATCTGAAGAACACCGGGAACGAGAGGATAACCGGGAAAGTGATCCATAAAAAAAAGTTCGGAACGGGAAAAACATTTTACTCCTGTGGCTTTAATGCCAGGTTCCATTTCAATAATCTTGTCAACCATTAACCAACGCATCGTGTAAGGGTAAAATGTTGATACTTTGCATACGGAATATAGAAAAAGCTATATTTTTAAATGGAAGCGTTTCGGGAAAGGCCTCTTTATGCGGAAAATTTTATTGGGAAATTATTGTCTGTGTTATTTAAAGGTTCATTACACGGTATAAAGTAACATTTTTTGAGGTAATGGCCTATATAAGTCAGGTTCAAGGATATAATAATCCTTATAGTTATGAAACCAGTACAACAGCCGTTGCATATTGTTTGTCATGAGAGAGCGAGATGCTGATCGAAGCTTCAGAGAGGGGCGAATGCTTGTCGATCACCCGGACAAATGGTTTGCCTTCCGGGTTATTGAGAATCTCTACGCTGTGCCAGTTGAACTGCTTGCTGATTCCGCATCCCAACGCTTTTGAAAGAGCCTCCTTCGCAGCAAATCTTGCCGCAACGCTTTGCGTCATATCGGCTTTTTTACGACAGAGGGCGATTTCGTTTTCGGTCAGTATTTTCATGAGGAAGCGATCGCCATAGCGGTTACAGGAGGTTCTGATGCGATCAACATTAATAATGTCCATTCCTATTTCCTGAACGATTGCCATTGATATTGTATGGAATGATGAAACCTGTTACCATGCAAGATGAGTCGGGTATGCCTGAAACGACTCAGTTGTAATAAGATGCTGATCTTATTAATGAACTGTTACGATCGGTTGTTAATTCCCAAACGATCTGTTTTTGACAGTGCGTTTGGGAATTAAAGGGAGTTTCAGAACCCGTTACGCTGAAAAATAGTATCAACGCTGGTTTTGAGTTTTTCGAGAATGGTGTCGAAACTGAAGAGTTCGGTGATTTCCTGAGGCGTTACATGTTCAAGAATCTCTTTATCCTCCAGCACGAGCTCACGAAGGTGAATCCTTTTCGACCAGCTTTCCATGGCGTTTCTCTGAACGAGCCCATAGGCTTTTTCACGTGTCAGCCCTTTTCCCGTTAACGCAAGGAGAAGGGTTTGTGATGTTGTCAGACCGAAAGATGAGTTGAAGTTCTCTTCCATGCGATCAGGATAGACCAGAAGGGTTTCAAGGGATTCGCTGAACGTTCTGAGCATGTAGCAGAGCGCGATGGTGGAATCAGGCATGATGATTCGCTCGACGGATGAGTGTGAAATATCGCGTTCATGCCAGAGCGCAACATCTTCCATGGCAGCAAGTGAATTTGAGCGGACTACACGGGCAAGACCGGTCAGTCTTTCGAAGGTGATTGGATTGCGTTTGTGCGGCATGGCCGAGCTGCCTTTTTGTCCTTTGCTGAAATACTCTTCAGCTTCGCGGACTTCGGTGCGCTGCAGGTGCCGAAGTTCAACGGAGAACTTTTCAATCGAGGAGGCAATGAGCGCAAGGGTAGTGGCAAATTCCGCATGACGGTCGCGTTGCAGGATCTGTGTCGATATCGAAGAGGGCTGAAGGCCGAGTTTTTCACAGACAACGGCTTCGATTTCAGGAGAAAGGTGCTGATAGGTACCTACAGCCCCCGAGATTTTTCCGACGGAGATCACGGCAACAGCTCTTTTCATCCGATCCAGATGTCTGAGCATCTCCTGGTGCCAGAGCAGCAGCTTGAGGCCGAAAGTTGTTGGTTCGGCATGAATGCCGTGCGTACGTCCCATTTCGAGGGTATATTTGAACTCAACGGCTCTTTTGCCGAGAACAGTAATCAACTGCTCAATATCCCCGAGAAGAATATGACCGGCATCGCGCATCTGCATGGCAAGACAGGTATCGACAACGTCCGAAGAGGTAAGACCTTCATGGATATACCGGGAGTCAGGGCCGACGTAACCGGCGACATTGGTCAGAAATGCGATGACGTCATGTTTTGTCTCTTTTTCGATTTCAAGAATTTCAGCGACGTCAAACTTCGCTTTTTCCTTTATTGTTCCCAGCGCCTCTTCGGGCACTACTCCGGCTTCCATTCTTGCTTCGACGGCGGCGATTTCAAGCTGGAGCCATCTCTGGAATTTTGCCTCTTCTGTCCAGATTGCAGCAATGTCTTTTGGCGAATAACGTGGTATCAAGGTGTCATGATTTTAATCGTTGCAAGGTAACGGGTAATGCAGGGAATATAGTGTACGTGAACCTGAAAAACCACAGATGAATCGGGTCATGCCGATTGCGGAAGATTTCGCACGTTTTACGAAAGCTCACGATACAGCATTTTAATGTAATCAAGAGCGGCCTCTCGTTCATAGGGAATAATGCCGTCAATAACGGCGTTTTCCATACGGCTTTTCATGATCCCGACAAGTTTTCCTTCGCTGAGTCCAAGCGTGTCCATGATATCCTTGCCATCAATCGGCGGTCTCCATTTTGCAAGAAGATCTTTTTCTGCGACCTCTGAAATTCTCTGTTCCACGTTGTTGAAGTTGCTCATGATTCGAGCGACCTTGCGCGGGTTTTTGCTCGTAACATCAGCCCTGCAGAGCAGCATCAGATCATCGAGGTCTTCGGCGGCATCAACGATCAGGCGTCGAACGGCTGAATCGGTAATCTCCTCTTTTGACAGAGGGATAGGACGGTGGTGCATGCGGACCATTTTTCTGACATACTCCGAAGGCTCAAGAGGCCATCGCATGGCTGTGAAGATTTTCGATACCAGCCTGATTCCGACGGCCTCGTGGCCATGAAAGGTCCAGCCTGAAGAGGGGTAGAAGCGTTTGGTTACCGGTTTTGCAATATCATGCAGCAATGCCGCGACTCTCAGCCAGAGCTTGTCGCTCTGGGCGGCAACATTATCGATTACCTGGAAGGTGTGATAGAGAGTATCTTTGTGTCCAAGCCCGTCCACCTGTTCGATTCCCGCCATAAGGGCAACCTCAGGCATGAACTCCTTCAACAGACCTGTTTCATAGAGAATTGAAAGACCAGCGGACGGTTTCGGGCACTGCATGATTTTCAGGAACTCCTGGCTGATGCGTTCTCTGGAGACAATCCGGATTCGCTCATGCATTTCGTTCATGGCCAGTATGATCGCTTCATCCAGTCTGAAATCAAGCTGGGCAGAAAACCTTGCCGCACGCATCATTCTGAGCGGATCGTCCGAAAAGGTCTGCTTTGGTTCGAGCGGTGTTCTCAGTATCCGTCCCGATAAATGTTCGATGCCGTTAAACTGATCGACAAGAAGGCCTCTGGAACTGCTGTTCAAAGAGAGCGCAAGCGCATTAATGGTAAAATCGCGTCGGGCAAGATCCTCTTCAAGCGTACCTGTTTCAGTAATCGGTTTTCTTGAGTCCGGATTGTATGACTCTTTGCGTGCCCCGACTATTTCAAGCTTGAAGGTTTGCTTCTCACTGTCTGAAACTTCAAGCTGTGCGGTACGAAAGCGTTCGAATACAACAAGATTTCTTCCGGGAAGTTCGTTTTTGATAGTCTGAGCAAAAGGGAGCGGGTCGCCGATAACCATGATATCGATATCGGAACAACTTCGGTGCATGAGCATATCTCTGACATAGCCGCCGACAACATAGGCCGGAACACCTTTCCTGTCGGCGAGATCGCCTATTTCTATGAGAATAGCGGGAATCTGCAGTACTATTTTCTTATCCATGGCTCAAGCATTACTCCTGTGGCACAGCCGTATCGAAAGCAGCGGCATTGCCGATAATTTCACGGGTAATCCAGTCCGCAACCATAATGGCCTTGCGACCGTCTACCGAAGTGACAACAGGAGGGGTATTGTTTATCACAGCATTAATGAAATGTTCAAGTTCATCGCTGAGAGCATTGACTTTCGGGACTTCGGGAGTAAGATAATCAAGCGTCATGCCCTGCATGGCCTCCTGTATTTCCCCGAACTGTTCCATGATTTTTTTTGCCGCATACGATTTCAGCGGATTTTTCTGAAGAGCTTCTTCAGGTCTTACGAGTCTGAACACCTCTGACTTGCCCGTTGTGAGGTCGAGCGAGGCATAGCTTTTTGGATCGTTACAGAAAAAACGCAGTTTACGCATGCTTTTTCTGCTCAGCCGGCTTGCTGTAACATTTGCGGTCGCTCCATTGACAAAGTCAATCCTTGCTGTAGCCATGTCGATTTCATTTGAAAACACCTTGACCCCTGATGCTGAAATATGTTTGATATCAGCAGGGATGAGGGAGAGAATGAGGTCGATGTCATGGATCATCAGGTCAAGCACGACGGAAACATCGGTAACTCGCCGTGAAAAACCGCTCAACCGCTCAGCCTGAATGTAGACCGGTTGACCTATTGATGACTCGACGGCTCGCAACGCAGGATTGAATCGTTCAATATGACCAACCTGTATCCTGACGTTTTTTGCCAGTTCAAGCCTGATCAACTCGTCAGCTTCAGCAACGGTTGTTGTCAGGGGTTTTTCAATAAAGAGGTGGATGCCCTCTTCGAGAAGTCTTCTTGCAATACTGAAATGGGCGCTTGTCGTTGTGGCTATTACTGCCGCGTCACAGTCTGCTGCAAGCTGTTCAAGAGAGTCATAGGTGCCCACACGGTATTTATGCCCGATTTCCTCTGCTCTTATGCGATTGAGGTCAAAGATGCCCGCAAGTTCTGTATCATGTCTGTTTTGCGCGATTTCTCCGAGCAGCTTGGTATGAAATTCGCCGAGTTTTCCTGTTCCGATAACGCCGATCCGCATGCTGTTCATTCCTGTTAA
This region includes:
- a CDS encoding SDR family oxidoreductase yields the protein MKHLTNKIAVVTGGTRGIGRAISLHLAESGARVLALYARSRKSAESLEHEAAVRGLDITTFRGDLSHEESFIQVVQQLHDSCEHVDILVHSAASGVHRKAMELSDKQLKWTFEINFFAVHRLTRELIGKMGRGGRIIGITSPGGTRVIPDYAAVGSTKGAMEALFRHYSREFAPEGIAVNLVCPGLVMTDAAKALPELERLLNITLEYTPSGRMTTPQDVAEVVNFLTTDAGAQIVGQTITIDGGKGLLA
- a CDS encoding SDR family oxidoreductase; protein product: MEKRLALITGGTSGIGFGAAKALAEKYDLALAYASNHEKAQESAAELRVMGHEVRLYCRPLAEYRDAKELYDEVVSDFEKQPEILVNSAGRIKDGFFLQTDFSFHDKLIHEHLIVTMAMCQLALKSMYGKRFGRIINLSSISGIYAKRGQANYAAAKAGIIGFTKTLALEVAHRGITVNAIAPGLIRTPMTAGVVNYLEKASGREINRHIPAGFIGEPEDVGSLIAFLCSDEARYITGSVIPVDGGRSLGDTGI
- a CDS encoding beta-ketoacyl-[acyl-carrier-protein] synthase family protein; the protein is MLDIVVTDFGITSPIGISVPEFEKRMFAGDSGIIDLRGSLVGNNFPVAFGGVVDDTNIPPATELGLPLGLHTNGGRYLIHALQQILQRLPESVPIDALVQASPAGIYFDIVRDSLMHYDPDSFIWDELRAEWVVEIIAEKLKQRGHGSIDPENIISVNSACAAGSQAIGVAYHLLKSGRIKRCLVCAVDAGAWESQLMNFHLLHTLTTDDVPAHTASRPFSKSRSGFVKSEAAAVLLLETRAAAEERKAEILAQVCGYAFNSDAYRLTDGRDDNQCVVRAMEDAIADAGIEKTEIGYINAHGTSTVLNDRLETQAIKKVFGENAYQIPVSSLKSQIGHSTVAAGAVEAIACILMLLRQKITPTINLHDPDPDCDLDYVPEGSRDVAIDYILSNSFGFGGQNACLVLKKERN
- a CDS encoding acyl carrier protein, with the translated sequence MLSEKELFEKLEDAIRAVLNTEEGDITKESMFKADLDAESIDYLDISYEIEQRTGVELDFTEALQYITEKKGDDITDISVQDIIDYMMLVLRKKEEEEKQ
- a CDS encoding beta-ketoacyl-[acyl-carrier-protein] synthase family protein; the protein is MSNILWSKALVPGPEINEQPYTCEYYGEQIHIPRSKALPIEERKAPLPDRKVYRSMSRSGVLLSLACLEGTAAIQPFLDISPFSVGIYCAIENGPVDLESTRKMLDVSREDFAEQYRKVRNPKMFLMQVTNLAPAQMGIFLGIMGPLNVYNSSTYGSIHALRQAEADLNAGRVTAALVCSAFSFENPLVLERIRRQNLHERILCEGAAALLLTADEKHSEWQDINFDETESYYGISHQIITQL
- a CDS encoding 3-hydroxyacyl-ACP dehydratase FabZ family protein; the protein is MRWLMVDKIIEMEPGIKATGVKCFSRSELFFMDHFPGYPLVPGVLQIEMIAQTGGKCIMAAKPGFLPVLTSVKSAKFRKAIEPGDKALIHTEVTIRQSYSIAKGRIEVDGKDVAYAEVMYGHIAIPAEKMPDAPSGDSASGRTITGGI
- the acpS gene encoding holo-ACP synthase, giving the protein MDIINVDRIRTSCNRYGDRFLMKILTENEIALCRKKADMTQSVAARFAAKEALSKALGCGISKQFNWHSVEILNNPEGKPFVRVIDKHSPLSEASISISLSHDKQYATAVVLVS
- the purB gene encoding adenylosuccinate lyase codes for the protein MIPRYSPKDIAAIWTEEAKFQRWLQLEIAAVEARMEAGVVPEEALGTIKEKAKFDVAEILEIEKETKHDVIAFLTNVAGYVGPDSRYIHEGLTSSDVVDTCLAMQMRDAGHILLGDIEQLITVLGKRAVEFKYTLEMGRTHGIHAEPTTFGLKLLLWHQEMLRHLDRMKRAVAVISVGKISGAVGTYQHLSPEIEAVVCEKLGLQPSSISTQILQRDRHAEFATTLALIASSIEKFSVELRHLQRTEVREAEEYFSKGQKGSSAMPHKRNPITFERLTGLARVVRSNSLAAMEDVALWHERDISHSSVERIIMPDSTIALCYMLRTFSESLETLLVYPDRMEENFNSSFGLTTSQTLLLALTGKGLTREKAYGLVQRNAMESWSKRIHLRELVLEDKEILEHVTPQEITELFSFDTILEKLKTSVDTIFQRNGF
- a CDS encoding CCA tRNA nucleotidyltransferase, coding for MDKKIVLQIPAILIEIGDLADRKGVPAYVVGGYVRDMLMHRSCSDIDIMVIGDPLPFAQTIKNELPGRNLVVFERFRTAQLEVSDSEKQTFKLEIVGARKESYNPDSRKPITETGTLEEDLARRDFTINALALSLNSSSRGLLVDQFNGIEHLSGRILRTPLEPKQTFSDDPLRMMRAARFSAQLDFRLDEAIILAMNEMHERIRIVSRERISQEFLKIMQCPKPSAGLSILYETGLLKEFMPEVALMAGIEQVDGLGHKDTLYHTFQVIDNVAAQSDKLWLRVAALLHDIAKPVTKRFYPSSGWTFHGHEAVGIRLVSKIFTAMRWPLEPSEYVRKMVRMHHRPIPLSKEEITDSAVRRLIVDAAEDLDDLMLLCRADVTSKNPRKVARIMSNFNNVEQRISEVAEKDLLAKWRPPIDGKDIMDTLGLSEGKLVGIMKSRMENAVIDGIIPYEREAALDYIKMLYRELS
- a CDS encoding Gfo/Idh/MocA family oxidoreductase; protein product: MRIGVIGTGKLGEFHTKLLGEIAQNRHDTELAGIFDLNRIRAEEIGHKYRVGTYDSLEQLAADCDAAVIATTTSAHFSIARRLLEEGIHLFIEKPLTTTVAEADELIRLELAKNVRIQVGHIERFNPALRAVESSIGQPVYIQAERLSGFSRRVTDVSVVLDLMIHDIDLILSLIPADIKHISASGVKVFSNEIDMATARIDFVNGATANVTASRLSRKSMRKLRFFCNDPKSYASLDLTTGKSEVFRLVRPEEALQKNPLKSYAAKKIMEQFGEIQEAMQGMTLDYLTPEVPKVNALSDELEHFINAVINNTPPVVTSVDGRKAIMVADWITREIIGNAAAFDTAVPQE